ACATTTTCTAAACCGTTTGCTGCACACCAGCGTTTTTGAGCGAATGGTAAATCAGCGCTAATTGTTAATACTTTTGCGTTTTCAATACCTGCTGCATCTTGGTTAAAACGACGTGTTTGTGCATCACACACACCTGTGTCGATTGAAGGTACAACACTAATTAATTTCACTTCGCCTTTGTATGTTTCTAAACTTACTGGAGATAAGTCGTTTGCTAATACTTGGAAGTTTGGCGCTTGATCGCCAACTTTAACTTCTGTTCCAACTAAAGTCATTGGATTACCTTTAAAAGTTACGTTTGCCACTTGAAAATCCTCCCTTATTTAAACAAAATATGTACAATGTAAATGATAGTTTGTCCCTATCGATAATGCAAATAAAATCGCTTTATTTACAAAAAATTAAAGAAGCTAACCTATTGATTAGCTTCTTTATTCTTTAAATTTGAAATTCTGGATCATCTTCTTTTCGTTTATCCAT
This genomic interval from Bacillus thuringiensis contains the following:
- the tpx gene encoding thiol peroxidase; amino-acid sequence: MANVTFKGNPMTLVGTEVKVGDQAPNFQVLANDLSPVSLETYKGEVKLISVVPSIDTGVCDAQTRRFNQDAAGIENAKVLTISADLPFAQKRWCAANGLENVVTLSDHRDLSFGEAYGLVMKELRLLARAVFVVDSNDKVVYVEYVSEGTSHPNYEAALEAAKSAK